Proteins encoded together in one Paracoccus sp. SMMA_5_TC window:
- a CDS encoding head-tail joining protein, whose product MSAFAAAVGALFADPNIGRDAVYIADGGAPVLVRAVARRADAITDFGDARLWSEATRIDLRVADVANPRPGDRIEIDGDAFLIQGEPVRDRERLVWTVDLRPA is encoded by the coding sequence ATGAGCGCCTTTGCTGCCGCCGTGGGCGCGCTCTTCGCCGATCCGAACATCGGCCGGGACGCGGTCTACATCGCCGACGGCGGCGCGCCCGTGCTGGTGCGGGCCGTCGCCCGGCGCGCGGATGCCATCACCGACTTCGGCGATGCGCGGCTCTGGTCGGAGGCCACCCGGATCGACCTGCGCGTCGCCGACGTGGCGAACCCGCGCCCCGGCGACCGCATCGAGATCGACGGCGACGCCTTCCTCATTCAGGGCGAGCCGGTCCGCGACCGCGAGCGGCTCGTGTGGACCGTGGATCTGAGGCCCGCATGA
- a CDS encoding DUF2190 family protein, which yields MKNFVHPGNTITLTAPYAVASGDGLLVGSIFGVASGTAALGESVETALTGVFDITKVGSQAWTVGAKVYWDDTNKRCTTVATDNTLIGVAVEAVASGAGDTIGRVRLNATF from the coding sequence ATGAAAAACTTCGTTCACCCCGGCAACACCATCACCCTGACCGCGCCCTATGCCGTCGCTTCCGGCGATGGCCTGCTCGTCGGTTCCATTTTCGGCGTGGCCTCGGGCACCGCCGCCCTCGGCGAATCCGTCGAGACCGCGCTCACCGGCGTGTTCGACATCACCAAGGTCGGCTCCCAGGCATGGACCGTCGGCGCCAAGGTCTATTGGGACGACACGAACAAGCGCTGCACGACGGTCGCGACCGACAACACCCTCATCGGCGTGGCCGTCGAGGCGGTGGCGAGCGGCGCGGGCGACACCATCGGCCGGGTGCGCCTGAACGCAACGTTCTGA
- a CDS encoding prohead protease/major capsid protein fusion protein — translation MDTMIELPAMRRSAELAPNTADADTRTVEVVWSAGARVRRATFFGEPYDEELSLDPAHVRLDRLNAGAPFLKVHELDTLDAVIGSVVPGSARIENGRGIALVRISERADVEPIWRDIQAGHIRAVSIGYQVHRFEVSKPEAARELWRAVDWTPFEISAVAVGADPAAGFRAQHPLHDCVLHRRDAPSTTKGPIPMTDKNQTPASDAATPATQPTAPVATEDTTMTEPNAAVTEPKVAASETRSQPKTQATPAPDTEAVATRAREAERDRVSTIYDLAGRLNLERGFAEDLVKRGVSVDESRRLILDQVAAKSDETRTFPHVSAPLGGRDERITRRDAVANALLHRYSPTLFQLEDAARQYRGMTLLELARESLGNAGVNTRGLSRDEVATRALHSTSDFPEILSAVTNKTLRQAYEAYPRTFMLFCRQVLATDFKAMHRVQLGEAPQLLEVGESGEFKRGTLGESKESYKVKTYGRVVAITRQTLINDDLDAFTRIPAMYGNSIAQLESDVVWGIITANPAMADGNALFHTAHKNLAGTGAALDVGGVGAARAAMAKQTGLDKKTVLNVRPAFLIVPASLELKAEQLVAQNLLPAATSSVVPQSIRTLAPISEPRLDAASETAWYLAASPNQIDTIEYAYLEGQQGAYIETRNGFDVDGVEIKCRLDFGAKAIDWRGLYKNPGA, via the coding sequence ATGGACACGATGATCGAACTGCCGGCCATGCGCCGGTCGGCGGAGCTTGCGCCGAACACGGCGGATGCCGACACCCGCACCGTCGAGGTGGTCTGGTCGGCCGGGGCCCGCGTCCGCCGCGCGACCTTCTTCGGCGAGCCCTACGACGAGGAGCTCAGCCTCGACCCGGCCCATGTCCGGCTCGACCGGCTGAACGCGGGCGCGCCGTTCCTGAAGGTGCACGAGCTCGACACGCTCGACGCGGTGATCGGCTCGGTCGTGCCGGGCTCGGCCCGGATCGAGAACGGCCGCGGCATCGCGCTGGTGCGGATCTCCGAGCGCGCCGATGTCGAGCCGATCTGGCGCGACATCCAGGCGGGGCACATCCGAGCGGTCTCCATCGGCTACCAGGTCCACCGTTTCGAGGTCTCGAAGCCCGAGGCCGCGCGCGAACTCTGGCGCGCGGTGGACTGGACGCCCTTCGAGATCTCCGCCGTCGCGGTCGGCGCCGACCCCGCAGCGGGCTTCCGCGCCCAGCATCCCCTTCACGACTGCGTCCTTCACCGCCGGGACGCCCCTTCCACCACGAAAGGACCGATCCCGATGACGGACAAGAACCAGACCCCGGCGAGCGACGCCGCAACCCCCGCCACCCAGCCGACCGCGCCGGTCGCAACCGAGGACACCACCATGACCGAGCCGAATGCGGCTGTGACCGAGCCTAAGGTCGCCGCCAGCGAGACCCGCAGCCAGCCGAAGACGCAGGCCACGCCCGCGCCCGACACCGAGGCGGTTGCGACCCGCGCCCGCGAGGCCGAGCGCGACCGCGTCTCCACCATCTACGATCTGGCCGGACGGCTGAACCTCGAGCGCGGCTTCGCCGAGGATCTGGTCAAGCGCGGTGTCAGCGTCGACGAGTCCCGCCGCCTGATCCTCGACCAGGTCGCCGCGAAGTCGGACGAAACCCGGACCTTCCCGCATGTCTCCGCCCCCCTCGGCGGCCGGGACGAGCGCATCACCCGCCGCGACGCGGTGGCCAACGCGCTCCTGCACCGCTACAGCCCGACGCTGTTCCAGCTGGAGGACGCCGCGCGCCAGTATCGCGGCATGACACTGCTGGAACTCGCCCGCGAAAGCCTCGGCAATGCCGGGGTCAACACGCGCGGCCTGTCCCGTGACGAGGTGGCGACACGCGCGCTGCATTCGACCTCGGACTTCCCCGAGATCCTGTCGGCGGTCACCAACAAGACCCTGCGGCAGGCCTACGAGGCCTATCCCCGCACGTTCATGCTGTTCTGCCGTCAGGTGCTCGCCACCGACTTCAAGGCGATGCACCGGGTCCAGCTCGGGGAAGCGCCGCAGCTGCTGGAGGTCGGCGAGAGCGGCGAGTTCAAGCGCGGGACGCTCGGCGAGAGCAAGGAGAGCTACAAGGTCAAGACCTATGGCCGGGTGGTCGCCATCACCCGCCAGACGCTGATCAACGACGATCTCGACGCCTTCACCCGGATCCCGGCGATGTACGGTAACTCCATCGCCCAGCTGGAGTCGGACGTGGTCTGGGGCATCATCACCGCCAACCCGGCGATGGCCGACGGCAACGCGCTCTTCCACACCGCGCACAAAAACCTCGCGGGCACCGGCGCGGCGCTCGATGTCGGCGGCGTTGGTGCGGCCCGCGCCGCCATGGCCAAGCAGACCGGCCTCGACAAGAAGACGGTGCTGAATGTCCGCCCCGCCTTCCTGATCGTGCCCGCCTCGCTGGAACTGAAGGCCGAGCAGCTGGTGGCCCAGAACCTGTTGCCCGCCGCGACCTCCAGCGTCGTGCCGCAGTCGATCCGCACGCTCGCGCCGATCAGCGAGCCGCGCCTCGACGCCGCCAGCGAGACCGCCTGGTATCTGGCGGCGAGTCCGAACCAGATCGACACCATCGAATACGCCTATCTCGAGGGTCAGCAGGGTGCCTACATCGAGACGCGCAACGGTTTCGACGTCGACGGCGTCGAGATCAAGTGCCGCCTCGACTTCGGCGCCAAGGCCATCGACTGGCGCGGCCTTTACAAGAACCCGGGCGCGTAG
- a CDS encoding phage portal protein, with amino-acid sequence MSASWFDHAIATVAPRMAARRVMARQAFETLTRGYDGAARGRRTEGWRAPGSSADTEIGVAGALLRDRMRDLVRNNPHAAKAVAVLVNNIIGAGIMPRAASGDDTLDRKVDALFERWTAECDADGQLDFYGLQTLICREMVEAGEVLVRRRLRRASDGLVVPLQLQVLEADFLDATKSGAIGAGWLVQGIEFDPVGKRRAYWLHAEHPGDAYGALQNGLQSRPVPATEIAHVYEKQRTQARGVPWGAPVIRSLRDLDDYEVAELVRKKTEACVTAIVFGDDEAQQGIAPSVVDADGNRVEQFEPGLIAYARGGKDIRFNQPSATGGYGEYKRASLHTISAGFRVPYELLTGDLSQVNYSSIRAGLVEFRRQIDAVQWQLFIPMFCAPVWRWFTEAAWAAGQIPSPTVPVEWSPPKFEAVDPQKDAMANLLSIRSGTMTLAEVIARQGRNPDAVLAEIAATNAKLDALGLVLDSDPRRVTKTGSAQTGDPATDTAADDLSAEADETDSAQADQQD; translated from the coding sequence ATGTCGGCGAGCTGGTTCGACCATGCCATCGCCACGGTGGCGCCGCGCATGGCGGCCCGCCGCGTCATGGCGCGTCAGGCCTTCGAGACCCTGACGCGGGGCTATGACGGCGCGGCTCGCGGGCGGCGAACCGAGGGCTGGCGCGCGCCGGGATCCTCGGCCGACACCGAGATCGGCGTAGCCGGGGCGCTGCTGCGCGACCGGATGCGGGATCTCGTGCGCAACAACCCGCATGCGGCCAAAGCCGTGGCGGTGCTGGTCAACAACATCATCGGCGCGGGCATCATGCCGCGCGCCGCCAGCGGCGACGACACGCTGGACCGGAAGGTCGACGCGCTGTTCGAACGCTGGACGGCGGAGTGCGACGCCGACGGCCAGCTCGACTTCTACGGGCTGCAGACGCTGATCTGCCGCGAGATGGTCGAGGCGGGCGAGGTCCTGGTGCGCCGCCGTTTGCGGCGGGCAAGTGACGGCCTCGTCGTGCCGCTGCAGCTGCAGGTGCTGGAGGCGGACTTCCTCGACGCCACGAAATCCGGGGCCATCGGCGCGGGGTGGCTGGTGCAGGGGATCGAGTTCGACCCGGTCGGCAAGCGCCGGGCCTATTGGCTGCATGCCGAGCACCCGGGTGACGCCTACGGGGCCCTGCAGAACGGGTTGCAGAGCCGCCCGGTCCCGGCGACCGAGATCGCCCATGTCTACGAGAAGCAGCGCACGCAGGCGCGCGGCGTTCCCTGGGGCGCGCCGGTGATCCGCAGCTTGCGCGATCTCGACGACTACGAGGTGGCGGAGCTGGTCCGCAAGAAGACCGAAGCCTGCGTCACGGCCATCGTGTTCGGCGATGACGAGGCGCAGCAGGGCATCGCGCCCTCCGTGGTCGATGCCGACGGCAACCGGGTCGAGCAGTTCGAGCCGGGGCTGATCGCCTATGCCCGCGGCGGCAAGGACATCCGGTTTAACCAGCCCTCCGCCACCGGCGGCTACGGCGAATACAAGCGCGCCAGCCTGCACACCATCTCCGCCGGGTTCCGCGTGCCCTACGAGCTGCTGACGGGCGATCTCAGCCAGGTGAACTATTCCTCGATCCGGGCGGGGCTCGTCGAGTTCCGCCGCCAGATCGACGCCGTGCAGTGGCAGCTCTTCATCCCGATGTTCTGCGCGCCCGTGTGGCGCTGGTTCACCGAGGCCGCGTGGGCGGCGGGTCAGATCCCGTCGCCGACCGTGCCGGTCGAATGGTCGCCGCCGAAGTTCGAGGCGGTCGATCCGCAGAAGGACGCGATGGCCAACCTGCTGTCGATCCGCTCCGGCACCATGACGCTGGCCGAAGTGATCGCCCGGCAGGGACGCAACCCCGACGCGGTGCTGGCGGAGATCGCCGCGACCAACGCCAAGCTCGATGCGCTCGGGCTGGTGCTCGACAGCGATCCGCGGCGCGTCACCAAGACCGGCAGTGCGCAGACCGGCGATCCGGCGACCGATACCGCCGCCGACGACCTCTCCGCCGAAGCGGATGAAACCGACTCGGCGCAGGCCGACCAACAGGACTGA